The Ficedula albicollis isolate OC2 chromosome 6, FicAlb1.5, whole genome shotgun sequence genome has a window encoding:
- the PLAU gene encoding urokinase-type plasminogen activator, translating to MKLLIFLTITLGALVTGLESIYSWKYKLYKRRSEYKECPCLNGGTCITYYVFSGIGRCICPDGYTGLHCELDTGSTCYTENGKDYRGMATEDKCLPWNSPSLFRRGLYNAYSENALQLGLGKHSYCRNPNGRSMPWCYTRRGSVIQETPCNIEKCGPTCGQRSISKAFKIVGGRQAEIESQPWIAGIFQTIRGMDHFLCGGSLIDPCWVLTAAHCFHTPSRRPINKSVYKVFLGKSILNVTDDKEQVFMVDNIISHPDFTDDTGGNENDIALVRIRTTSGQCAVESKYVRTVCLPERNLYLKENTHCEIAGYGKKDFYDIFYAQRLMSATVNLISQRKCKSEYYDDVRVTDNMVCAGDPMWQIDACKGDSGGPMVCEHNGRMMVYGIVSWGDGCAKENKPGVYTRVTQYLNWIDSSMNGLAAKSRFLPEPK from the exons ATGAAGTTACTCATCTTCCTCACAATAACCTTGGGCGCACTTGTCACGGGACTAGAGTCT ATTTATAGCTGGAAGTACAAGCTGTATAAACGTAGATCAGAATACAAGG AATGCCCTTGTTTGAATGGAGGAACGTGCATTACCTATTATGTCTTTAGTGGAATTGGTCGTTGCATATGTCCAGATGGATACACTGGGCTTCACTGTGAACTAG acaCTGGCAGCACATGCTATACTGAAAATGGGAAGGACTACAGAGGGATGGCAACAGAAGACAAATGCCTGCCATGGAACTCACCCTCACTATTCAGGAGGGGTCTTTACAATGCTTACTCAGAGAATGCTTTGCAGCTTGGGCTGGGCAAACACAGCTACTGCAG AAACCCAAATGGAAGGAGCATGCCCTGGTGTTACACCAGAAGGGGATCTGTCATTCAAGAAACACCTTGCAACATAGAAAAGTGTG ggCCTACATGTGGTCAAAGGAGTATCAGCAAGGCCTTCAAGATTGTTGGTGGAAGGCAGGCGGAGATTGAGTCTCAGCCTTGGATAGCTGGCATCTTCCAAACCATAAGGGGCATGGACCACTTCCTGTGTGGTGGCAGCCTCATCGACCCTTGCTGGGTGCTCACAGCAGCGCACTGTTTCCACACTCC GTCAAGAAGGCCAATAAACAAATCTGTCTACAAAGTCTTCCTTGGAAAGTCCATACTGAATGTTACTGATGATAAAGAACAAGTATTCATGGTTGATAATATCATCTCACACCCTGACTTTACAGATGACACAGGTGGCAATGAGAATGATATTG CTTTGGTAAGGATAAGGACAACTTCTGGACAGTGTGCAGTAGAATCCAAGTACGTCAGAACAGTCTGCTTGCCAGAGAGGAACCTTTACTTAAAAGAGAATACCCACTGTGAAATAGCTGgctatggaaaaaaagattttt atgaCATCTTCTATGCTCAAAGACTGATGTCAGCCACTGTGAACTTAATATCACAGAGAAAATGCAAGAGTGAATACTATGATGATGTTAGAGTTACTGACAATAtggtctgtgctggggatcccaTGTGGCAGATTGATGCCTGCAAG GGAGATTCCGGTGGCCCCATGGTCTGTGAGCACAATGGCAGGATGATGGTTTATGGGATTGTCAGCTGGGGAGACGGCtgtgcaaaggaaaacaagcctGGTGTTTACACCAGAGTTACTCAATACCTTAACTGGATTGACTCCAGCATGAATGGGCTAGCTGCCAAGAGTCGTTTTCTTCCTGAACCAAAGtga